From the genome of Hymenobacter sp. PAMC 26628, one region includes:
- a CDS encoding glutamate-5-semialdehyde dehydrogenase, with protein MTATATHYAALFSATQQASYALGALAPAATDALLRELAATVRAETPFLLAENARDLARMPAADPRHDRLRLTAERLAGIAADLENVAALPSPLGQTLSDETLPNGLHLSKIRVPLGVVGIIYEARPNVTFDSLALCLKTGNACLLKGGSDAAYSNAAALAVAGPVLERHGLPRAVATLLPPDRAATEALLGAVGFVDVVIPRGSQGMIDYVRQHAKVPVIETGAGVVHTYFDASGDLAKGAAIIANAKTRRVSVCNSLDCLLIHASRLADLPALAAPLAAAGVEIFADAPALGALAGHYPAALLAPANEAHFGTEFLALRMAIKTVPDLAGALAHIARHGSRHSEAIISETPAHIDTFLQRVDAAAVYANASTAFTDGAQFGLGAEIGISTQKLHARGPMGLEELTSYKWLVRGDGQVRLG; from the coding sequence ATGACTGCCACCGCCACCCACTACGCCGCCCTTTTCTCTGCTACCCAGCAGGCCAGCTACGCGCTGGGGGCCCTGGCGCCCGCCGCCACCGATGCGCTGTTGCGCGAGCTGGCCGCTACTGTGCGCGCCGAAACGCCGTTTTTGCTGGCCGAGAATGCCCGCGACCTGGCCCGCATGCCCGCGGCCGACCCGCGCCACGACCGCCTGCGCCTCACCGCCGAGCGCCTGGCCGGCATCGCCGCCGATTTGGAAAACGTGGCCGCCCTGCCCTCGCCGCTCGGCCAGACGCTTAGCGACGAGACCTTGCCCAACGGCTTGCATTTGAGCAAAATACGGGTACCGCTGGGCGTGGTCGGCATCATCTACGAAGCGCGGCCCAACGTGACCTTCGACAGCCTGGCGCTGTGCCTGAAAACCGGCAACGCCTGCTTGCTGAAGGGCGGCTCCGACGCAGCTTACTCCAACGCGGCGGCGCTGGCCGTGGCGGGGCCCGTGCTGGAGCGCCACGGCCTGCCGCGTGCCGTGGCCACGCTGCTCCCGCCCGACCGCGCCGCCACCGAGGCCCTGCTCGGGGCCGTGGGCTTCGTGGACGTGGTGATTCCGCGGGGCAGCCAGGGGATGATTGACTACGTGCGCCAGCACGCCAAGGTGCCCGTCATCGAAACCGGGGCGGGCGTGGTGCACACCTACTTCGACGCGAGCGGCGACCTGGCCAAGGGCGCAGCCATCATCGCCAACGCCAAAACCCGCCGCGTGAGCGTGTGCAACTCGCTCGACTGTCTGCTCATCCACGCGAGCCGTTTGGCCGACTTGCCGGCGCTGGCGGCGCCGCTGGCCGCGGCCGGGGTGGAGATTTTTGCCGACGCGCCGGCCCTGGGGGCCCTGGCCGGCCACTACCCCGCCGCCCTGCTGGCCCCGGCCAACGAGGCGCACTTCGGCACCGAGTTTTTGGCGCTGCGCATGGCCATCAAAACGGTGCCCGACCTGGCGGGGGCCCTGGCCCACATTGCCCGGCACGGCTCGCGCCACAGCGAAGCCATTATTTCGGAAACGCCGGCCCACATCGACACCTTTTTGCAGCGCGTGGACGCGGCCGCGGTGTACGCCAACGCCTCCACGGCCTTCACCGACGGGGCCCAATTTGGGCTGGGGGCCGAAATCGGCATCAGTACCCAGAAGCTGCACGCCCGGGGCCCCATGGGCCTGGAGGAGCTGACCAGCTACAAGTGGCTGGTGCGCGGCGACGGGCAAGTGCGGCTGGGTTGA
- a CDS encoding helix-turn-helix domain-containing protein, with amino-acid sequence METRLTLADVHQQHGRNSAAGQVLVYRLEDVARPVSFPHQRRDFYKIKLLCSVQGILGYADQQVAVQDCALILANPLVAFSWERLAGHETGFACLFTEEFLPPALRPDGVAGSPLFRVGGSPVLFPAPAEVHRLSNLFAQLLAEAQSSYVNKNELLRNYLQIILHELLKLEPAAPFHRPGTSAARLSAAFLELLDRQFPIASPQHTLPLKNANEFAQHLAVHTNHLNKALKDVTGKTTTAHIAEKVAAEAKALLRHSDWTLAEIGYCLGFGHAPNFNSFFKKRTGQAPNQYRRQPVVVS; translated from the coding sequence ATGGAAACGCGGCTGACCCTTGCGGACGTTCACCAGCAGCACGGTCGGAACTCGGCCGCTGGGCAGGTTTTGGTGTACCGTTTGGAGGATGTGGCGCGACCCGTCTCGTTCCCGCACCAGCGGCGGGACTTCTATAAAATAAAGCTGCTGTGCAGCGTGCAGGGCATCCTGGGCTACGCCGACCAGCAAGTGGCGGTGCAGGATTGCGCCCTGATTCTGGCTAACCCCTTGGTTGCCTTTTCCTGGGAGCGGCTGGCCGGCCACGAAACGGGCTTCGCCTGCTTGTTCACGGAGGAGTTTTTACCGCCGGCGCTGCGCCCCGATGGTGTGGCCGGCTCGCCGCTGTTCCGGGTGGGGGGCAGCCCGGTGCTGTTCCCCGCGCCGGCAGAAGTACACCGGCTCAGCAACCTCTTTGCGCAACTGCTGGCGGAAGCGCAGTCGTCGTACGTCAACAAGAACGAGCTGCTGCGCAACTACTTGCAAATCATTTTGCACGAGTTGCTCAAACTAGAGCCGGCCGCGCCCTTCCACCGGCCGGGCACGTCCGCCGCTCGCCTCAGCGCGGCGTTTTTGGAGCTGCTGGACCGGCAGTTTCCCATTGCTTCGCCGCAGCACACGCTGCCGCTTAAGAATGCGAACGAGTTTGCCCAGCATCTGGCTGTGCACACCAACCACCTCAACAAAGCGCTGAAAGACGTGACGGGCAAAACCACCACGGCGCACATCGCCGAAAAGGTAGCCGCCGAAGCCAAGGCGCTGCTACGCCACAGCGACTGGACCCTGGCGGAAATAGGCTATTGCCTAGGCTTCGGGCACGCCCCCAATTTTAACAGCTTCTTCAAAAAGCGGACTGGGCAAGCGCCCAATCAGTACCGCCGGCAGCCGGTGGTGGTTTCATAA
- a CDS encoding SDR family oxidoreductase, with protein MENGITGKVVAITGASSGIGEATALLLAAQGAKVVLGARGPERLAALAARIAAAGGEVAYAPTDVRQRADVDKLIQLATSRYGQLDVLISNAGVMPISPLDDLRVADWEDMVDVNLKGVLYGIAAALPLFRQQGFGHFVNTASTAAHKTVPNQAVYSATKFAVRALSEGLRQEAGAHLRVTVISPGFVHTNFADGVTNPEVKAQLEAARDAMALPPAAIARAIAFAIAQPASVDVGEIIVRPTAQG; from the coding sequence ATGGAAAACGGAATAACGGGCAAGGTCGTCGCCATTACGGGGGCGAGCAGCGGCATTGGCGAAGCCACGGCGCTGCTACTCGCCGCGCAAGGGGCGAAAGTGGTGCTTGGCGCCCGGGGCCCCGAACGCCTGGCGGCGCTGGCGGCCCGCATTGCGGCGGCGGGCGGCGAGGTAGCCTACGCCCCCACCGACGTGCGGCAGCGCGCCGATGTGGACAAACTAATCCAGCTGGCCACGAGCCGGTACGGCCAGCTAGACGTGCTCATCAGCAACGCCGGCGTGATGCCGATTTCGCCCCTCGACGACCTGCGCGTGGCAGATTGGGAGGACATGGTGGACGTCAACCTTAAGGGCGTGCTGTACGGCATTGCCGCCGCGCTGCCCCTTTTTCGCCAGCAAGGGTTTGGGCACTTCGTCAACACGGCTTCCACCGCGGCGCACAAAACGGTGCCGAACCAGGCGGTTTATTCCGCCACGAAATTTGCCGTGCGGGCCCTGTCCGAGGGCCTGCGCCAGGAGGCCGGCGCGCACCTGCGCGTCACCGTTATTTCTCCCGGCTTCGTGCACACAAATTTCGCGGACGGCGTGACCAACCCGGAAGTGAAGGCGCAACTCGAAGCCGCCCGCGACGCCATGGCGCTGCCGCCCGCGGCCATTGCCCGCGCCATTGCGTTCGCCATTGCGCAACCGGCCAGCGTAGACGTAGGCGAAATCATCGTTCGCCCCACGGCGCAGGGCTAG
- a CDS encoding IS630 family transposase gives MWVIPPAQNAAFVCAMERVLDVYQRPYDPAQPVVCLDESPKQLLRESRVPLPLPDGSTRYDCEYHRQGVAQVYMLHEPLAGRRRVQVEDRHDRLTFARAVARLLEEDYAQATRVTLVLDNLSAHQPAAFYEIFDPVRAHALLQRVEFVFTPKHGSWLNMAEIEFAALLTHGLPQRVPDRPTLEAHCYAWQLARNQLGAPTNWQFTTEKARIKLKRLYPTTG, from the coding sequence ATGTGGGTGATTCCACCCGCTCAGAACGCGGCCTTCGTCTGCGCCATGGAACGGGTGCTTGACGTCTACCAACGCCCGTACGACCCAGCCCAGCCAGTCGTGTGCCTGGATGAGTCGCCCAAGCAATTACTACGCGAAAGCCGCGTGCCACTCCCGCTGCCCGATGGCAGCACCCGCTACGACTGCGAGTACCACCGCCAGGGCGTGGCCCAGGTGTATATGCTGCACGAGCCGCTGGCCGGTCGCCGCCGGGTGCAGGTCGAAGACCGCCATGACCGACTCACGTTTGCCCGGGCGGTAGCCCGCCTGCTGGAGGAGGACTACGCCCAAGCGACGCGCGTGACGCTGGTGCTCGACAATTTGTCGGCGCACCAGCCCGCCGCTTTTTACGAGATTTTTGACCCGGTACGGGCGCACGCCCTGTTGCAGCGCGTGGAATTTGTGTTCACCCCCAAGCATGGCTCGTGGCTCAACATGGCTGAAATCGAGTTTGCCGCCCTGCTCACCCACGGCCTGCCGCAGCGCGTGCCCGACCGGCCGACGCTGGAAGCGCACTGCTACGCTTGGCAACTAGCGCGCAACCAACTGGGGGCACCCACCAACTGGCAGTTTACAACCGAGAAGGCCCGCATCAAACTCAAACGGTTGTACCCGACAACCGGCTAG
- a CDS encoding helix-turn-helix domain-containing protein: MAKYYVLALRAEEQASLTELVQQRRVASARLVRAQCLLAVATNGLNWSDTQTSQAYGVSTRTLERLRQRACEAGVEAALLGQPRQQWPASKYTGEVEAHLAAAACSTPPEGYAHWTLRLLAAHLVTLQVLPEASPAMVGRVLKKMRYSPGSDRCG; the protein is encoded by the coding sequence ATGGCGAAGTATTATGTCTTAGCGCTGAGGGCCGAAGAACAGGCCTCGCTAACGGAACTCGTGCAGCAGCGGCGCGTGGCCAGCGCCCGGCTTGTGCGGGCTCAGTGCCTGTTGGCCGTAGCTACAAACGGCTTGAACTGGAGCGACACCCAGACTAGCCAAGCCTACGGCGTGAGTACGCGCACCCTGGAGCGCCTGCGCCAACGCGCCTGCGAGGCGGGCGTGGAGGCCGCCCTGCTGGGGCAGCCCCGCCAGCAGTGGCCGGCCAGTAAGTACACCGGGGAGGTGGAGGCGCACCTGGCCGCGGCGGCCTGCTCCACCCCGCCCGAAGGGTACGCCCACTGGACATTGCGCTTGTTGGCCGCTCACCTGGTCACGCTGCAGGTGCTGCCCGAGGCCAGCCCGGCGATGGTGGGGCGGGTACTAAAAAAAATGCGTTACAGCCCTGGAAGCGACAGATGTGGGTGA
- the proB gene encoding glutamate 5-kinase: MPLPYRRLVVKIGSNVLTQPNGLPDLARLTELVAQVAALHAQGLEIIVVSSGAVAAGRSLLTLPPKTDAVRSRQVLAALGQVKLLGLYAERLATHGLLGAQVLVTKEDFRDRQHYQNMQNCFLELLQQQVVPIVNENDVVAVTELMFTDNDELAGLIAAQLNADALIILSNVDGIFDGDPAAAGSQVIREIAPGATGFADFVTTQRSQFGRGGMLTKCHMAHKVAKLGISVHIANGKTAGILPAVLAETAVNTWFQPGKTASSKKKWLAHAQAAAQAVVRVNAGARAALTAAGHASSLLPVGVVAIEGTFQKGDIVRLTDDATGQPFALGIAEYGADRALEWLGQQHQRALVHYDYLFLNPDA, from the coding sequence ATGCCCCTGCCCTACCGCCGCCTCGTCGTCAAAATCGGTTCCAACGTCCTCACCCAGCCCAACGGCCTGCCTGACCTGGCCCGCCTCACCGAGCTGGTGGCGCAGGTGGCCGCGCTGCACGCCCAGGGCCTGGAAATCATCGTGGTATCGTCGGGGGCCGTGGCCGCGGGGCGCAGCCTGCTCACCCTGCCGCCCAAAACCGACGCCGTGCGCAGCCGCCAGGTGCTGGCCGCCCTGGGCCAGGTGAAGCTGCTGGGCCTCTACGCCGAGCGCCTGGCTACCCACGGCCTGCTGGGGGCCCAGGTGCTGGTGACGAAGGAGGATTTCCGCGACCGCCAGCACTACCAGAACATGCAAAACTGCTTCCTGGAGCTGCTCCAGCAGCAGGTAGTGCCCATCGTGAACGAGAACGACGTGGTGGCCGTCACGGAGTTGATGTTTACCGACAACGACGAGCTGGCCGGCCTGATTGCCGCGCAGCTCAACGCCGACGCGCTCATTATCCTCAGCAACGTGGACGGTATTTTTGACGGCGACCCGGCGGCCGCTGGCTCGCAGGTCATCCGCGAGATTGCGCCGGGGGCCACGGGGTTCGCCGATTTTGTGACCACGCAACGCTCGCAGTTTGGGCGCGGCGGCATGCTGACGAAGTGCCACATGGCGCACAAGGTGGCCAAGCTGGGCATCAGCGTGCACATTGCTAATGGCAAAACCGCTGGCATCTTGCCCGCCGTACTGGCCGAAACCGCCGTCAACACCTGGTTCCAGCCGGGCAAAACGGCGTCGAGCAAGAAGAAATGGCTGGCCCACGCCCAGGCCGCGGCCCAGGCTGTGGTGCGCGTGAACGCTGGGGCCCGGGCCGCCCTTACGGCCGCCGGCCACGCCAGCAGCCTGCTGCCGGTGGGCGTGGTAGCCATCGAGGGCACCTTCCAGAAGGGCGACATCGTGCGGCTGACCGACGACGCCACGGGCCAGCCCTTCGCCCTGGGCATCGCCGAATACGGCGCCGATAGGGCCCTGGAGTGGCTGGGCCAGCAGCACCAGCGCGCCCTGGTGCACTACGACTACCTGTTTTTGAACCCCGACGCCTAG
- a CDS encoding carbonic anhydrase, producing the protein MSFSENTPRRTFLQRAGLGLLAAALPVSFVRGAGAAPVPPAAEALRKLQAGNLRFQKGQLQHPNETLQRRREVALKQTPIATVLACSDSRESPELIFDMGLGDLFVVRTAGHALDDAVIGTLEFAVAELHVPLLVVMGHQRCGAIKATLDSINSGQLAPGDMETLVDAIRPAVVLAKGDGDVRYANVVKANVQITIDRLQNSKILSQAVASQQLLIVGAYYQLDTGASEFLT; encoded by the coding sequence ATGTCATTCTCTGAAAACACGCCGCGCCGCACCTTTTTGCAGCGCGCTGGGCTGGGCCTGCTGGCCGCCGCCCTACCCGTCTCCTTCGTTCGGGGCGCTGGCGCGGCGCCCGTCCCACCGGCGGCCGAGGCGTTGCGCAAGCTCCAGGCCGGCAATCTGCGCTTCCAGAAAGGCCAGTTGCAGCACCCCAACGAAACCCTGCAACGCCGCCGCGAAGTGGCTTTGAAGCAAACCCCAATAGCCACGGTACTGGCCTGTTCCGACTCGCGGGAGTCGCCCGAGCTTATTTTTGACATGGGCCTAGGCGACCTGTTCGTGGTGCGCACCGCCGGCCACGCCCTGGACGACGCGGTGATTGGCACCTTAGAGTTTGCGGTGGCCGAGTTGCACGTGCCCTTGCTGGTGGTGATGGGGCACCAGCGCTGCGGGGCCATCAAGGCCACGCTCGACTCCATCAATTCGGGCCAATTGGCGCCCGGCGACATGGAAACCCTCGTCGATGCCATCCGGCCGGCCGTGGTGCTGGCCAAGGGCGACGGCGACGTTCGGTACGCCAACGTGGTGAAGGCCAACGTGCAGATAACCATCGACCGCCTACAAAACTCCAAAATCCTGTCGCAGGCCGTGGCCAGCCAGCAGTTGCTGATCGTCGGGGCTTATTACCAGCTCGACACGGGCGCGTCCGAGTTTCTTACCTGA
- a CDS encoding aldo/keto reductase, whose product MEFQELGASGVKVSRITFGSWAAGGWMWGGTEQNDAVGAIHASYELGVTSIDTAPIYGQGLSEQIVGEAIKSLPRDKVQLLTKFGMRWDLAKGDFAMKTKDNEGHDLDVYKYASRDSIIKECEDSLKRLGTDYIDLYQQHWPDTTTPIDETMEAVQRLIEQGKVRAAGVSNYSVAQMEEAEKTIKLASNQMPYSMLRRNIEKDLVPYCQANNKGILVYSPLQLGLLTGKMKPGQHFDASDLRSTNKLFQPESVTRVNEFLNKIRPLAETKGATLGQLVLRWTLAQPGITVALVGARNPEQAVQNAKAIDVPLSCEEIDFINKQLRTLGAAATLA is encoded by the coding sequence ATGGAATTTCAAGAATTGGGTGCCTCGGGCGTCAAGGTTTCGCGCATTACGTTTGGCAGCTGGGCGGCCGGCGGCTGGATGTGGGGCGGCACCGAGCAGAACGACGCCGTGGGTGCCATCCACGCCAGCTACGAGCTGGGCGTGACCAGCATCGACACGGCCCCCATCTATGGGCAGGGCCTAAGCGAGCAGATTGTGGGCGAGGCCATCAAGAGCCTGCCGCGCGACAAAGTGCAGTTGCTCACCAAGTTCGGCATGCGCTGGGACCTGGCCAAGGGCGACTTCGCCATGAAAACCAAGGACAACGAAGGCCACGACCTCGACGTGTACAAGTACGCCAGCCGCGACAGCATCATTAAGGAGTGCGAGGACAGCCTCAAGCGCTTGGGCACGGACTACATTGACCTTTACCAGCAGCACTGGCCCGACACCACCACGCCGATTGACGAGACGATGGAGGCCGTGCAGCGCCTCATCGAGCAGGGCAAGGTGCGCGCCGCGGGCGTGAGCAACTACTCGGTGGCGCAGATGGAAGAAGCCGAAAAAACCATTAAGCTGGCTTCCAACCAAATGCCGTACAGCATGTTGCGGCGTAATATTGAGAAGGACTTAGTGCCGTATTGCCAGGCGAATAACAAAGGTATTCTGGTGTACAGCCCGCTGCAGCTGGGCTTGCTGACGGGCAAAATGAAGCCCGGCCAGCACTTCGACGCCAGCGACTTGCGCAGCACTAACAAGCTGTTCCAGCCCGAAAGCGTGACCCGCGTCAACGAGTTCTTAAACAAGATCCGGCCCCTGGCCGAAACCAAGGGCGCCACCCTGGGCCAGCTCGTGCTGCGCTGGACGCTGGCGCAGCCCGGCATCACGGTGGCGCTGGTGGGGGCCCGCAACCCCGAGCAGGCCGTGCAAAACGCCAAGGCCATCGACGTGCCGCTCTCGTGCGAGGAAATCGACTTCATCAACAAGCAGCTGCGAACCTTGGGGGCCGCTGCTACTTTAGCGTAA
- a CDS encoding DsbA family oxidoreductase — MKVEIWSDVVCPFCYIGKRRFEDGLRQFGHPEAVEVVWRSFELTPDFQPVPGQNIHESLAAKKGVSPAEGRRMSDHMAGIAQEVGLAYDFEHTVPANTFLAHQLVHLGAHHGRQDATKERLMAAYYTEGRDLNAVETLAALGTEVGLDADEIRQALAAGTYAEAVRYDEYQAQQIGVRGVPFFVFEDKYAVSGAQPAELFAEVLGKVWDEAQAAKPQLVAVAGQADGPACGPDGCD; from the coding sequence ATGAAAGTTGAAATCTGGTCCGATGTGGTGTGCCCGTTCTGCTACATCGGCAAGCGCCGGTTTGAGGACGGCCTCCGGCAATTTGGCCACCCCGAGGCGGTGGAGGTGGTGTGGCGCAGCTTCGAGCTGACGCCCGATTTTCAGCCCGTACCCGGCCAAAACATCCATGAGTCGCTGGCCGCCAAAAAAGGCGTGTCGCCCGCCGAAGGCCGCCGCATGAGCGACCACATGGCGGGCATCGCCCAGGAGGTGGGCCTGGCCTACGACTTCGAGCACACCGTGCCGGCCAACACGTTTTTGGCCCACCAGCTCGTGCACCTGGGGGCCCACCACGGCCGGCAAGACGCCACCAAGGAGCGCCTCATGGCCGCCTACTACACGGAGGGCCGCGACCTGAACGCCGTGGAAACCCTGGCCGCACTGGGCACCGAAGTGGGCCTCGACGCCGATGAAATCCGCCAAGCGCTGGCCGCCGGCACCTACGCCGAAGCCGTGCGCTACGACGAGTACCAGGCCCAGCAAATTGGGGTGCGCGGCGTGCCGTTCTTCGTGTTCGAAGACAAATACGCCGTGTCGGGGGCCCAGCCCGCCGAGCTGTTTGCCGAGGTGCTGGGCAAGGTGTGGGACGAGGCCCAGGCCGCCAAGCCCCAGCTGGTGGCCGTGGCCGGCCAGGCCGACGGCCCCGCCTGTGGCCCCGACGGCTGCGACTAG